In one Nicotiana sylvestris chromosome 8, ASM39365v2, whole genome shotgun sequence genomic region, the following are encoded:
- the LOC104238316 gene encoding transcription factor bHLH123-like, translating into MAEEFQLGNGNWWDNTSISRNSAPTAASTTVSNMSSNYSNWQNTETQVDIKPRTFLDSGSVLSESSGCGSSSGRGGSGGGGGGVLSAENNFQMMGLGLTSQPHDWNQSLLRGEKAESGFSSILQQGDLNSNTNNYQLEASNSQQDHHWNRQKIYSGNSENSSSVDDYKQMNFVYNINPSNNYGLSQESAAHDNHVMHSSTTSSWSKFPQFLRTSPPEQQPLQPSMPPPPPHSQLHFSNNTPFWNASAAAMNDVPSTLFPSNLHPQLPIPTIDEKAKNMGEVRDINKMSKKTSSETTNKRPRDETPSPSPAFKVRKEKMGDRITALQQLVSPFGKTDTASVLSEAIEYIKFLHDQIGALGAPYMKSGSSAMQHQQSSNKSEDAEGQNQDLRSRGLCLVPVSSTFPVTHETTVDFWTPTFGGTFR; encoded by the exons ATGGCTGAAGAATTTCAACTAGGTAATGGAAATTGGTGGGATAATACGTCAATATCGAGGAATAGTGCGCCTACTGCAGCTTCTACTACAGTAAGTAACATGTCAAGCAACTATAGTAATTGGCAAAATACAGAAACTCAAGTGGACATCAAACCTAGGACTTTCTTGGATTCTGGTTCAGTATTGTCTGAATCTTCCGGCTGCGGCAGCAGCAGTGGCAGAGGCGGTAGTGGAGGCGGAGGTGGAGGTGTTTTATCTgcagaaaataattttcaaatGATGGGTTTAGGTCTAACTTCTCAACCACATGATTGGAACCAATCTTTATT gaGGGGTGAAAAAGCTGAGAGTGGTTTTTCTTCTATACTTCAACAAGGAGATTTAAAttcaaatacaaataattatcagcTAGAAGCATCTAATTCTCAACAAGATCATCATTGGAATAGACAGAAAATATATTCAGGAAATTCTGAGAATTCTTCATCAGTGGATGATTATAAACAAATGAATTTTGTTTATAATATTAATCCATCAAATAATTATGGTTTAAGCCAAGAATCAGCAGCTCATGATAATCATGTGATGCATTCATCTACAACTTCTTCATGGTCTAAATTTCCTCAGTTTCTCCGAACATCTCCGCCGGAACAGCAGCCGCTGCAGCCATCGATGCCGCCGCCGCCTCCTCACAGTCAGCTGCATTTCTCAAATAATACTCCTTTTTGGAATGCCAGTGCAGCTGCCATGAATGATGTCCCTTCAACTCTTTTTCCTTCTAATTTGCATCCTCAACTTCCCATTCCAACAATTGATGAGAAAGCAAAG AATATGGGAGAGGTTAGGGATATAAATAAAATGTCAAAGAAAACTAGCAGCGAAACAACAAATAAAAGACCACGGGATGAAACTCCATCTCCTTCGCCAGCTTTTAAG GTGAGAAAAGAGAAGATGGGAGACAGAATCACTGCACTTCAACAATTAGTCTCACCTTTTGGAAAG aCTGATACAGCTTCTGTACTCTCTGAAGCAATTGAATACATAAagttcctccatgatcaaattggT GCATTAGGCGCCCCTTACATGAAAAGTGGATCATCTGCAATGCAACATCAACAG AGTAGTAATAAATCCGAGGATGCAGAAGGACAAAACCAAGATCTTAGAAGTCGAGGATTATGTTTGGTACCAGTTTCAAGCACTTTcccagtaactcatgaaacaacagTAGATTTCTGGACACCTACATTTGGTGGAACATTCCGATAA